CGGATAAAGGCGTACTGCTCCGTGGTACACGGCAATATGGGTGCGCTCCTGTTCCAGCTTTACCCGGAATTGAGTGCCCAGCGCGAGCACTTTGCCGTGGGGGGTGATCACGCTAAAGGGTCGGGGCCAGGCCGACAGTTTTTCCCGTTGCCCGGTAGTTATCAGCAGGTCGCCGCGGAGCAGCTCAATCTGGCGCTGTTGTGGGGTAAAATGCACATTTAGCGCGGTTTGAGTGTCCAGCAAGAGCTGGCTACCTTCGCTTAGCTCAACCTGTCGCTGTTCGCCCGTAGCGCTGCTGTAATCGGCGGTTAACGCCTCCCAGCTGTGCTGCTGTCGACCCCATTCCAGTGAACCTCCGATCAGCAGCAGAGCCCCCAGCCCTTTTAGAGCGCGACGCCTGCCGCTGTTTTTTAGCGAAGAGAGGCTTTTCTGCGCAAGTTTGCCGTCAACCTGCCGAAAGCTGGCGCACATCGTTTCAATATGCTGCCAGGCGCGCTGGTTATCGTCGCTCTCCGCCAGCCATTTTTGCCAG
This region of Cedecea lapagei genomic DNA includes:
- a CDS encoding FecR domain-containing protein is translated as MTSRPFIDQNEQAIGRDSAYAAASWLTLMMSDDVSEQDKADWQKWLAESDDNQRAWQHIETMCASFRQVDGKLAQKSLSSLKNSGRRRALKGLGALLLIGGSLEWGRQQHSWEALTADYSSATGEQRQVELSEGSQLLLDTQTALNVHFTPQQRQIELLRGDLLITTGQREKLSAWPRPFSVITPHGKVLALGTQFRVKLEQERTHIAVYHGAVRLYPRSSGLAGLQLSAGQGAWLTRETSGGLHSGEKEPGWVHGKLLADNMPLGDFLREVNRYRTGVLRCDEDIASLRLSGVFLLANTDEILAALPRVLPVRINTLSRYWVSLSRQ